One Eubacterium sp. 1001713B170207_170306_E7 genomic region harbors:
- the rlmH gene encoding 23S rRNA (pseudouridine(1915)-N(3))-methyltransferase RlmH, which yields MNIKIITVGKIKEKYLTMAIDEYSKRLKAYCRLEIIEVKDEKIEERFSDAEKAGAVAIEGERISRHLKDNEIVAVLKITGKQLASPDFAKKIEAYGVQGKSSLTFIIGGSLGLSPEIEARSQWDLSFSKMTFPHQLFRVMLLEQVYRAFKIIKNETYHK from the coding sequence ATGAATATCAAAATTATCACTGTCGGCAAAATCAAGGAAAAGTACCTGACCATGGCAATCGACGAGTACAGCAAACGGCTGAAGGCCTACTGCAGGCTTGAGATTATCGAGGTGAAGGACGAAAAAATCGAGGAACGCTTCAGCGATGCCGAGAAGGCCGGGGCCGTCGCCATTGAGGGCGAACGGATCTCCCGGCATTTAAAGGACAACGAAATCGTCGCCGTGCTTAAAATAACCGGAAAGCAGCTGGCCTCACCGGATTTCGCAAAAAAAATCGAGGCTTACGGCGTCCAGGGCAAGAGCAGCCTGACCTTTATCATCGGCGGCTCCCTGGGCCTTTCGCCGGAGATTGAGGCTCGTTCCCAATGGGATTTGTCCTTCTCAAAAATGACTTTCCCTCACCAGCTGTTCCGCGTCATGCTTTTAGAACAGGTTTACCGGGCGTTTAAGATCATCAAAAATGAAACCTACCATAAATGA
- a CDS encoding secondary thiamine-phosphate synthase enzyme YjbQ, which translates to MKIIEAGVSAPEGLVDITDQIRDYIREVRLGDGFVHIQIPERTCAVTITINDDFNIDKDFLNKINRFLPKYNGMQFTGWTTSNVKASLVGMTEQVMVESGELILGLHQSIYMVEFNGPSTNRRIYLSHMGTPLAEGEEPELPQVLQDLYAADLAREQAEKEEQDRIIAEMRAEYAERVRKQKEEEAAKAAAESEQEDGK; encoded by the coding sequence ATGAAAATAATTGAAGCGGGTGTGTCTGCCCCCGAAGGTTTAGTTGACATCACCGACCAAATCCGGGACTATATCCGGGAAGTCCGGCTCGGGGATGGCTTTGTGCACATACAGATTCCGGAACGGACCTGCGCGGTGACCATCACCATTAACGATGACTTCAATATTGACAAAGATTTTCTGAATAAAATCAACCGGTTTCTGCCCAAGTACAACGGTATGCAGTTTACAGGCTGGACGACCTCCAACGTCAAAGCTTCACTCGTCGGCATGACAGAGCAGGTGATGGTGGAAAGCGGCGAGCTGATCCTAGGCCTGCACCAGAGTATCTATATGGTAGAATTTAACGGACCGTCCACAAACCGGCGCATCTATCTCTCCCACATGGGTACCCCGCTGGCAGAAGGCGAGGAGCCTGAACTGCCGCAGGTACTGCAGGACCTCTACGCGGCCGATTTAGCAAGAGAGCAGGCCGAAAAAGAGGAGCAGGACCGGATTATCGCTGAGATGCGTGCAGAGTATGCCGAACGCGTTCGCAAGCAGAAAGAGGAGGAAGCTGCCAAAGCCGCAGCAGAAAGTGAGCAGGAGGATGGCAAATAA
- a CDS encoding GNAT family N-acetyltransferase, protein MASKFIEDYFVQLCGRNHKAKSLRYKSEPNRFFVQTPENYEVGELNLEPTTDNTFIITHVGVDNSYNGLGIAKELVRQTVEAARQNHWKLIPRCPFAKVEYDKHPEYKDTLA, encoded by the coding sequence GTGGCTTCAAAATTTATTGAGGACTATTTCGTGCAGCTGTGCGGCAGAAACCATAAGGCAAAAAGCCTGCGTTACAAAAGCGAACCCAACCGTTTCTTTGTCCAGACCCCTGAAAATTATGAGGTCGGCGAGCTGAACCTCGAACCCACCACGGATAACACCTTTATCATCACCCATGTGGGCGTTGACAACAGCTACAACGGACTTGGTATCGCGAAGGAGCTGGTGCGGCAGACCGTTGAAGCCGCGCGGCAGAACCACTGGAAGCTTATTCCCAGATGTCCCTTTGCAAAGGTGGAATATGACAAGCATCCTGAATATAAAGACACCTTAGCCTGA